A region of the Cannabis sativa cultivar Pink pepper isolate KNU-18-1 chromosome 3, ASM2916894v1, whole genome shotgun sequence genome:
TAACATGGTTGTTGATATGTGTAAGGGAGTTCAGTACCTTAATGAAATTAAGGATTCTGTTGTTGCTGGTTTCCAATGGGCATCTAAGGAAGGTGCTTTGGCCGAGGAAAACATGAGAGGTATTTGCTTTGAGGTATGTGATGTTGTTCTTCACGCTGATGCTATTCACAGAGGTGGTGGACAGGTCATCCCAACTGCCAGGAGGGTTATCTATGCTTCCCAAATCACTGCCAAGCCTAGACTTCTTGAGCCTGTGTACTTGGTCGAGATCCAAGCTCCAGAGGGTGCTCTCGGTGGTATCTACAGTGTTCTTAACCAGAAGCGTGGACACGTCTTCGAGGAGATGCAGAGGCAGGGTACCCCACTTTACAACATCAAGGCATACCTTCCAGTCATTGAGTCTTTCGGTTTCTCAGCTACATTGAGAGCTGCTACCTCAGGACAGGCTTTCCCACAGTGTGTGTTCGACCATTGGGACATGATGTCTTCTGATCCATTGGAGGCCGGAACTCAAGCTTCCGTACTTGTTGCTGATATCAGGAAGAGAAAGGGTTTGAAGGAGCAAATGACCCCACTTTCCGAGTTCGAAGACAAGCTGTAAGTTTCTACTACAACTTGTGCTTGTTGAGAACATACAGCTTAGGTTTGAGGAGGAAAGATGAGGAGAAGGGAAAGAAGTTATCAGGAATCGAcattttttatgcttttctccATTGCCTTATCTATTTTGCTTATTTTCTAGTCTGTTGTTTTTTAAGTTTTGTTACAGGGGATATTTGGTTGTATCCTTTGGCATTTTAGGGGAAAgaccttttattattattataactttTTAAATTGTTTGTGCTTTTTTGTTTGAAGAGGACACAGTATGTAATGTTAAATGTTGGCTTTTTGTctcacatttttattttattttcaattttttatcttAAAACATTACTTTTCTATGGAATTGGTTTTTATACTAGGGGATTTCTTATATTTGGTCTTCTTTTTTAAGATAGAAGCCAAGCCATATGTGTTTTTATATATGTCGAAATCATTCATAAGTTATAATCTTCAAATTGGATTACTTGATAgataaagttaaaaataaaaattgttttcttgaaagtaaaattgaaaagcATATTTTGTTAGATGGAAAAAACACTAGTAAGTAGTTAAAGTCTTTATTATATAAGTTTGAAAAAAGGTCACCTAAAATGGTGAAACTTAAACACACTGGTGAGTTAGAATACTTAATTAACAACTGTGTGGCAGTTATAATTTAGTAagcatattttttaagaaaaagattAAGAGACTTTTGAAAAAGGTGATCTTAGTGACTAACAGACTAATTTGTGTTAATTTGTGTCAAAGTGAACTTTGTGAGGATTTTTACTGGTAAAGAAGTGATATTAGTAGAGAAGTGGAGCATGTGTGTTTGAGTGAAGTTGAGAGATGATCTTTCAGAAGTTTCGAGGTCCTCCGTTTATAGAAGTCTTTTGATGGTCtgtttcttcagctctcaagaATGGATGGGAGTCTCCATTCTCCCACTTTCCTCTTGATTTGGTCTTGTCGATAGAGGCTTTGTTGGGCTTAAGATTTGTTCAAAGCccaaattattatttatggCCATGTATTTAAATGGAAGAAATTATAGAGTACATTACATgtatatctattttattttatttgttttaatttttatattctttaagatatacttTCTTTTATGAATGAATTTTCTATTAAACCCCTTtagttaatgtaaattatatctTAAACTTAAGTAAAGAGTGAGGGTATATTAGGCAACTTGCacataaaagtgggtatattttaataaaatataatatgagagtatttttgattaatggatataagaaaatagtatttttcaaTTTATCCTGAAATTATAATAGAGAAAATTACActcattatgtaattttgaaaaatgtttACTACACTtttaagtttgaccaatttatatagtttttttgttttttttttgtatttttatgatatttgataTGTCATATATGTAAATTAAGTTTACAAAgtccatatttaatgtttttatttgtttaggctGTTTTATTTGTTACTGGTGCTGGAAAAGTCGCTAGAGTTTGCTGCCGGTGCAGGAAAAGTCACAGGAGTAGTTATCAGTgccgaaaaagtcgtcagagTTGTTGCTGGCgccgaaaaagtcgtcagaattggtaTTATCActaaaaaatcaccaagaatctggtttcttgatgaagaaattactttcttggtgatttttccggtgAATTTGCCAaagacaatgccaattctggcGGTTTTTTCGGCAccggcagcaactccgacgaTTTTTTTGACACTAACAGCAAACTCTAGAAAAAGTCGtcgaaattggcattgtcgccggaaaaatcaccaagaaatcaagaaaccagtttcttggtaattatTCCGACAACAATGCCATCCAGCGCTGACAGTAACTTCaatgacttttccggcaccgacagcTACATTGGCGACTTTTCCGGCGCCGACAACAAATTTCGACAACTATTTCGGCACCAGTGACAACTCCGACGATCACTGTAGtttcatttgttttattttttaaaaaagaaaaatataaagggaattttaatatattttatggtaatttaaaaTCGCATATCCTATATAAGTTAAGTTTTTATTTAAGtaccatattttttttctattaagtTTCCTTACCATATTTATGTAAATACCCCATTATACTACATACTTCTTTTAAATTGATGTCTTTAATTTTTACCACctctttcaaaatttattatgtttaccttttttttttaatcattctaCTAATTTTACCCATATCACTTCACGATAGTCTCTATTCTTTTGTAATCAAAATTTTGTCCCAACTTTTCTACAAACTTATACATCCGTCACCAAAAACACAATCTATTATGTTTGAAATTATGTCTTAATTATGTGAGGGTGTAAGAATAATTTGGGTATAATGCTCATAAAAAGAgatatatttgaattaaattttatttagaagtaaatttaattaatgtataaaaaaatggCTATTTTCAACTTCTCCCCATAATATAACTCTTTGACCCATGAAACCAAACAGGCCTCGCTCACTCTCTAGTTTAATTGGGCTGTCCAAGTAGAATTGGGCCCTTATGGAGACCCAAACAAAAACAAGtttcattaatttatttaatattatttatacatttgTGCCTTTCTTGACTTCTCTTTATATTCCTGGAATATTGATTGAAAGTGAGAAATAAAAACCAATGCTTTGTCACAGAGGTGAGGAGATTCATTtactgattatattttagttatctATTCTTGTTTGCATTGATTTTAATGTGGTTTATTGCTACGGATATATTATAGATGTGTTTACTTATTATGGTTGATTAAATTGCACCCCAAGTGTTTGATTTTAGTTCCCAGTGAAGAAATATTTGGCAAAACCAAACATGCAGAGGAGATTCATGGTGTTGGGCTTTAACAATTCTCGCAATTCAGCTTATATGTTGGTTCCTGTGAAGTACAAAAACAGTGGAGGAAGTAGACCCAAGAAGAAAATTTACCAcagagtccatgaattggacAAAGCTATGGACTTGCAGAAGAAGCCATCTTTAATCTTAAGGCTGAAATCCATTATCCAATCTCAAAAACAGCAGTGTCTGCTTCTCCGtaaccttgaaaaagaagttgGGTTTGTCCAAAAATGGAACTTTATGTCTGTTATTGAGAAATACCCTTCAATATTTTATGTTGGTGGTGGTAATCAAACACCCCCATTTGTTAGTTTGACTGAGAAAGCTGAAAGAATTGCTAGTGAAGAAGCTAAAGCAAGGGAGTTAATGGAACCCATTTTGGTTAAGAACTTGAGGAAGTTGTTGATGTTGTCAGTTGATTGTAGAGTACCACTAGAAAAGGTTAAACTTATTGAATCAGAGTTGTGTTTGCCTGATGATTTTGACAAGTCATTGATTCCAAAGTACCCAGAATTCTTTTCAGTCAAGGATTTCAATGGAAAAGCTTATCTTCATTTGGAGAATTGGGACTCTTCATTAGCAGTCACTGCAAGAGAGGAAAGATTTTCAAGTCAAGGAATTCTGGTCTCTTCTGGTGTGTATCCAAGGAAGGTTAGAATATCAAAAGATGGTAATTTTGTTGGTCAACatgcatttaaaataaatttcccaGCTGGTTTTAGACCAAACACAAGTTACCTTGAGCAATTTGAGAAGTGGCAGAAAATGGAGTTCCCATCTCCTTATCTAAACGCTAGGAGATTTGAAATTGCTGATCCAAAAGCAAGGAAGAGAGTGGTGGGTGTGCTTCatgagcttctaagtttgactGTGGAGAAGAGATTGACATCTGCTCAATTGGATGCATTTCATTCAGAGTACTTATTACCATCTAAGTTACTCCTTTGTTTGATAAAACATCATGGTATCTTTTACATCACTAATAAAGGTGCAAGGAGTACTGTGTTTCTTAAAGAAGCTTATGATGGGTCAAATCTGATTGAGAAATGCCCCATTTTGATGCATTATGATAAATTTTTAACACTTTGTGGTAGAACTGGTGGGATCAGCTCATCAAAAGACATGGCTTCTACACAGCATGGTTACTAAAAAAAACTTATCTTTTGGGTAGTTTTTTGACATCATCTTTCAAAAGGGTGAGATTTTGAGACCATCCCTTAGAACATGAAATGAATTTGGTTCAAGAAGACAGAGAAGAAGCCCACTTTAAAATTGTTGAGAACCAGAAATATTCCTTGGATAGGAACACAGAGAAGAAATGTTTTGAAGTGGCAAAAAAAGGAGGACAGCAATGATTTCAACTGTATTTGACACTTCCAATTACACATGGGTCAAAACTAATAGGGTCTTGGCCCAATCAACTTTTATGTAGGTATTCCCAGGCCCAATCTGTTTCTGTTTGAAGGCCTGAAATTCATTCAAATTGGTTTTTGCACAAACTAAAGAATTATTGTTTAAATCACATACAATTTAGCAGGCAGTTATTAATATCTGCAAGTTTAATGACATTGACCTTGTTTATGtgaaaatataaatgttaaGTTCATTACATTGCTTCTTTATGATGATACTAATCTCTCTTTTTTCTCCTTATTATGTTGAGGTCTCACTTGTTATTTGATTGTAAAGAACCAGTAATTCCATCCTCTGCACAAAGGTAAGAACTTCACTTGAATAGCTActcttatttttctttcaaaaagtaAAAATTCCTTTTCTGATTTACATAAACTTAATAAGctaattttattatatgttaAGAGAAGTGGGATTTacactaatataaatataagttAAGTATTAGCATGAGGACccttttgatttgtttttctcaattttcatGATTTAAAGCTGATCTTCCAATATGGTGCACTAATGAAATCTGATATATTATCCTTAAACTCATGATTTTGAGCAGTGATAAATTAGATAATAGATATGGTATAGCTATTGGACAGTGGACTATATTGGTAGGGTTTCAAAAGGGTTAAAAAGGAATAGAAAATTAGTTAGGAATCACAAGTtggggaaagaaaaaaaaaagttgacacCCACTTATTATAGTGCACATTTAAGAGGCATGAAGCATCATCAAAACTCAAAAAACAAACTCAGATTTCATTGGCTCACATAATTATGGCAAATTAGGTGTTTTTGGATGACTTTTTCATGAGGTGGGTTATCTTAGTAGTATCCTATAATAGACTTTAATtacttataataatatatgattTAAACCAAATCCCAGCTGTATATGATTGATATTAGTCATGTcacattgtatatataattacttACTATTCTATTCTCCCTTTATATCCCAAATCTAACTTTAATTATACAAACATGAATAAAGTGAAGAACAGAAGCAGAAAATAAGTTTTGTGtttctttctttattattctcttTTAACATATTTGTATGCAGGCCTAGTTGTAACCCACTCAAGTGTCAACTCTTTACCAGGTATCAAGTCAAATTTCTCAGACAAATACTAACTTAATGTGTCTCTTTAAGTCCAAAGATAGATATAACAATAATAGATATAGATTAGATTTCTCATAACACCCCTTAATTATTGTATCTTCCATCCATATTAAAGTTATTCGAAGCCAATCTAATCAATAGTCACATTATTAATATGATGCATTTGGTAGCAATACGTCTCTGTAATTGAAATGAAAATAgaccctttttattttttcattgtgGGGGGACACTTTCTAGTGGGTTTAAGTATGGTGACCCTCAATTTGTCTGTGGGTTTAACACGTTTTCTTGTACTAAaaaatctttctttttttttttctttgtacttTAGTTGTATGTGTCAAATATAATAGCCACCATCTTTGGCTTCTTCTGTGTTTGTTTTGgtgtaaaatatttaatttatatatatatatatatatatatatatatatgttgtcaCTTTCGATGACTCTCATGAGTTTTGTATTAGTATTAGTACACTAGTACTACTGTTCTGTAACCAAACAACTTATTCACATTACTACTTCACCACTATAGCCACATAACATGACTATATAGCATAAGAAAATGAAAACACTAGGACCATCATGAAATTATTACCAAGGAAAATAATGAGtttctttatttctttctttttctatgTAGGTGGACTTGGTTGGATATGAGACAATACATACAATTCAACCAAAGGTACTATAGATAAATATTGTTAATAATTGTGAAAGTGATATCTATATTTATCTTGTGTTTATGTATACTATTTATCAATCAatcaatgaataataataataaatatattacaatgTGAAATGAATTTGTGTTTGAATGATAATTACAACAAGTATATATtgatacttttaatttttatcctttttttttaaaaagaaaattattatgtttactttattttttttttttaataatcattCTATCCATTTTATCCATATCATTTATGATAGTCTCCAttcttctttaattaaatttttacctCAATTTTTCCACAAACTTACACATCCATCTCTAAAGAATACAATCTATTATGTTTAGAATTATATCTCGGTTATGTGAGGGTGTGGAGGTAATTTAAGTACAATACTCATAAAAAGAAGtatatttgaattatattttatttaaatataaatttagttaatgtataaaaaaaaatgtattcttCAATTTCTCTCAGGTTATTTTGGgtcttcaacaaaaataaaataaagtcgaGAACCCTGTATAAAAAAATCAGGTCGTTAGGATTTGAATTTACAGTTCCTTCCTATTAAACCGCCCAGGCATCGAATCGACCTCGAGAGAACTagtccaaaatttatttttaatccaTGTATGTTCTTACCATCGTAAATCGATAGAGTAATCATAATAATTGTACCAATAACGATAAAAATATCATCTTTAACACAATATTAGAGCCTTTAAATTATGGtttttatcatattattatacCAATAGAAGTACATTTTAAGACCTACCAAACATTGTATTATCATATATTTAgagtaattttagaaaaaaaaatgattaataattgttaattatgtaaaatatatatatatcttgagCTACCACTTTAATTCAATACACAaagcatatatatacataaatatatatatacatacatagaaGGAAAATAAATGCAGTAAGAAGGGACCATGTTTCTTATATTGTAAGACATGGAGGGGACATGTCTAGCCTGTGCCATCACTATCCAATTCATTATGAACTTAAAAGTCAGATTGATTATgctatacatataataaatgtatatatatatataaatatatatttatatgtgaagaagaagagagtactttgcattcacaattacagttcATAGTGGAGCCCATTTCCCAGGCCCAATATATTAATTCCACTTCTGTTTTGTTGCTTTATTGGGcccatttttcatttttgtcaaaattaaaaacaaaaatcataatAAGGCTACTTCAGAATCTGATGGTGGTTTCTGCCGACCCATTATGAATGAGATGGAGAGACAGAGGTGATTTCATTACTATGTAGACTAtagcaaaataataataataataattatcaaaataataatgattaaataacactaaaaaaaagaagaaaaacaatgGTATTGGTATTCAAATGCtactaagaaaaaaataaagtgtagtCAACTTGTATCTATTACATAATTGAAAAGTTTAGATATTTAAATGCATAATTATAAGGTGGGAGAAGCATGGCCAATgccattttattaaattttaagagaaaaaaatgataGTAATTAATTGATGATGATGAATATTGATAGTGATAGAGAATAGATGATGGATAGGTAGTCATTGTTTTGTCCCTTGTACAATAACTCTAtacaatttttatattattcaatatatatatatatatatatatacactgttGATTGACATTACAATGCATCAACTAGTGCTTAT
Encoded here:
- the LOC115710171 gene encoding protein WHAT'S THIS FACTOR 1 homolog, chloroplastic, with product MQRRFMVLGFNNSRNSAYMLVPVKYKNSGGSRPKKKIYHRVHELDKAMDLQKKPSLILRLKSIIQSQKQQCLLLRNLEKEVGFVQKWNFMSVIEKYPSIFYVGGGNQTPPFVSLTEKAERIASEEAKARELMEPILVKNLRKLLMLSVDCRVPLEKVKLIESELCLPDDFDKSLIPKYPEFFSVKDFNGKAYLHLENWDSSLAVTAREERFSSQGILVSSGVYPRKVRISKDGNFVGQHAFKINFPAGFRPNTSYLEQFEKWQKMEFPSPYLNARRFEIADPKARKRVVGVLHELLSLTVEKRLTSAQLDAFHSEYLLPSKLLLCLIKHHGIFYITNKGARSTVFLKEAYDGSNLIEKCPILMHYDKFLTLCGRTGGISSSKDMASTQHGY